The genomic window AGCTATTCGAAATGCGCATGGTAGACCATGTTGCATTGCGGTACTTTTTCTATTGCATTGCAAAATTATTTTGTATATCAGCATGCATAACAATGGTTTAGCGGACGCCGGACCCCCGATTGCGCCGGCAGATTGAGGAGAATTCAGATGGCCACTCGTTTAGCACCGGCACCGGGTTTGTCAGGTCTTTGGGGTGAGGCTTTGCGTCAGACCGGATTGAAGGCGATCGCGTATGTCAGGCTTCTGGCGGAAGCTTTCGCCGAGGCGAAGGCCGAAGCCCGCGCTGCGCAAGCCCGGTACGGCTTCATTTCGGAATAACGCGCCAGGCCGGCTTAGCCGGCGACGGCCCAAAGGAATTTGCACGGCCCGCATTTGGATGTGGGCCGTGTTGCATTGAAGGCATGGAGAGCATGCCGGCGGCCGGTTTCGTTTGGCAGCCGGCAGGGTTGATGCTCTAAGGCAGACTGAGCCGTGAGGGTCGGCCGCCGGGCGGCCCATGTCGTATCGGTTGCCTGCATGTCTTATCGCTTCATCGGAAAATCGCTCTCCCGCACCGAAGACGTCCGTCTGATCCAGGGGCTCGGCCGCTACACAGGCGACCTCGTCCCGCCTGGGCATTGCCGTCTCTATGTGCTGCGCTCCCCTTATGCCGCCGCGCGCATCCGCGGCTTCGACACCGCGGCAGCCGAGCAAAGTGAAGGCGTCCATCTGGTGCTGACCGGTCACGATCCCCGCATTCTGGCGCTCGGCCCGATGCCGTCCAAAGTGAAACGGCAAGCGCCCGACGGAAAACCGAATTTCGAACCGCCTTACCGCGCCCTCAACGCGCTGGCGCAGTTTGTCGGCGATGGCGTGGTCGCGGTCTTCGCCGATACGCTCGATCAGGCGAAAGACGCGGCGGAAAAAATCGAAATTGACTGGGTGCCGCGGCCGGCGGTGACGGATACGCGGCGCGCAGCCGAGCCTGGTATGCCGCAAGTCTGGGAGCAATCGCCCAACAACATCTGCTTCACCTTCGAAGCGGGCAACAAGGGCGCGGTCGCGGCGGCGATGGAGAAGGCCGCACACAAGGTCAGCCTCAGCTTCAATGTCAACCGCATCACAGCCGTGCCCATGGAATCGCGCATCGCCATTGGTGCCTACGATCCAACAGACGACCTCTACACTCTGCAATGCGGCGTGCAGAACCCGCATGCCGTGCGTGCCGATCTTGCCGACGGTGTCCTGAAGGTGCCAGGCAATAAGGTGCGCGTGATCGCCCCCGATGTCGGCGGTGCCTTCGGCCTGAAGGAATCACCCTTCGCCGAGTATGTGCTGACGCTGATCGGATCGAAGATCATCGGCCGGCCGGTCTTCTGGATGGCGGATCGCAGCGAGAGCTTTGCCTGCGACTATCACGCGCGCGACAATGTCTCGACAGTCACGCTCGGCCTTGATCGCGACGGCACATTCATTGCGCTGGACATCGAGACTATTGCGAATATCGGCGCCTATATCGCCACTATGGGGCTGCATTCGCCGACCAACAATCTGGGCGGATTGTCGGGCGTCTATCGCACGCCCCACATTCACGCACAGGTGACCGGTGTGTTCACCAATACGCCGCCGACCGCGCCATATCGCGGGGCGGGGCGGCCGGAAGCCACCTATGCGATCGAGCGCGTGATCGATGTCGCCGCGCAGCGGTTGGGATTCGATCGGGTGGAGTTGCGGCGCCGCAATCTGATCGCGCCGAACGAGATGCCTTACAATACCGGCTTCATCTTCACATATGATTCCGGCGAGTTCGAAAAGAACATGGATATCGCGCTCGCCGTGACGCGATTTGCCGATTTTCCCAAGCGTCGCAAGGAAGCATTAAAACGCGGGAAACTGGCGGGGATCGCCGTAGTCAATGCCATCGAGATTTCGGCAGGCCCGGTCGGTGCGCCGCTCACCGAAAGTGCAGAAATCCGTTTCGATGCGACCGGCAGCGTCACCGTGGTGCTCGGCTTGCATTCGCACGGGCAGGGGCACGAAATCACTTTTAAGCAAATCGTGGCCGATATCCTGGGGCTCGGTCTTGACGATATTTCGGTGCGCTATGGCGATACCGATCGCATCGAGCACGGCACCGGCACCTTCGGCAGCCGCTCCGTCATCGCCGGCAGCGTGTCGCTGATCAGATCGGCAGATCGCCTTGTCGAGCGCGGTAAGAGGATCGCCGCCGTGCATTTCGAGGCCGATCCCGGCGATATCGTGTTCGAAGGCGGCCAGTTTTCCGTGGCCGGCACCGACAAGTGCGTCACACTCAAGGAAGTCGCGCGTCTCTCCTATACATTACGCGACGAGAGCCTTGGCGGCGATTTCGGCCTGGCGGAAAAGGTCGTCGCCGCGCCGTCCGCGCCGACATTTCCCAACGGCTGCCATGTTTGCGAAGTGGAGATCGATCCCGAAACCGGCCGCTGCAGCGTCGTTCGGTACTGCGTGGTCGATGACGTTGGCCGCATCGTCAATCCCAAGCTGGTCAAGGGTCAAATTCACGGCGGCGTGGCGCAGGGCGTCGGGCAGATCCTGCGTGAGAACATCGCCTATGACGACGATGGCCAACTCCTGACCGGCTCCTTCATGGATTACGGGATGCCGCGCGCATCCGATTTTCCCGACATCATTTGCGAAAGCAACGAAGTGCTGACGCCGACCAACCCGCTCGGCGTCAAGGGCGCAGGTGAGGCTGGCACGGTCGGCGCCTTGCCCGCGGTAGTGAACGCGATCGTCGACGCGTTGTCTCCATGCGGCGTCGAGCACATTGACATGCCGGTGACGTCTGAAAAAATCTGGCGCGCAATCCAGGACTCGCAAAAAGAGCGGTGAACGGCGATTGCGGCAGGGCTGGATGTTTCGGATCATTTCGCACGGGATGGCTCTCACTGGTCTCGCGCTTGCCCTGAGCGCGTGCGGCGGCGTGCACAATCAGCCAAGGGAAGCGGCCGAGCCCAATGTCGTGCCCGTCAATTACAAGCCTGAAATTCTGGCGTTCCTTCGCACCTATCTGAACGATCCCACCCACATTCGTGGAGCGTTCGTGTCCGAACCGGCGCTGATGCAGATCGGCGGCGTTCAGCGCTACGTCGCTTGCGCGAAATTCAACGCCAGGAAATCGAGCGGCGAATATGAAGGCAGCAAGGAACGGCTCGTAATTTTTCTCGCCGGACGCCTCGATACCATGCTGCCGGCCAAAGGCGATCAGTGCGGCAAGGCCGTCTACCATCCCTTCCCCGAGCTCGAGCGCCTGTCGCGCTGACGCCGCCCGGCTACACCACGAACAATCTGATTGCCGAGGCGGCGGCCAGGGCGCCGCCAAACGTCATCAGGATGTGTTCGAGCGCCACACGCGCCGGCTTTTGCGGTTCAGGCGCGGCGGCGAACGCTTCTTTTGCTTCGGAAGAAAAGTCCTCGGCGCTCACCGCGGGAGGGGCATCGAACTCGTCCGTGATGTCGGGCCGTCCAAGATAATTCGCGATCGTCGACGTCAGCAGCGAGGTCGGCGACGCGGCACGGTCGAGATCGTTCAGTTCCTCTGCCGACACCACCGGCTCTTCGTTGCTCTCGCGTGTCGTCCTCACCACCAAGACTGGCAACGGCGTATCGTCGGACCGGTTGTCAGACGCGGCTTCAGCCCGCTTGTCCGAATCGGTCTCTGTTTCTGCTGCAACGGCTTCCTCGACCGGCGCCTTCTTGGGGGCGCGCGATCGCTTCTTGCGCCGGCTCTCCTTGA from Pseudorhodoplanes sp. includes these protein-coding regions:
- a CDS encoding xanthine dehydrogenase family protein molybdopterin-binding subunit produces the protein MSYRFIGKSLSRTEDVRLIQGLGRYTGDLVPPGHCRLYVLRSPYAAARIRGFDTAAAEQSEGVHLVLTGHDPRILALGPMPSKVKRQAPDGKPNFEPPYRALNALAQFVGDGVVAVFADTLDQAKDAAEKIEIDWVPRPAVTDTRRAAEPGMPQVWEQSPNNICFTFEAGNKGAVAAAMEKAAHKVSLSFNVNRITAVPMESRIAIGAYDPTDDLYTLQCGVQNPHAVRADLADGVLKVPGNKVRVIAPDVGGAFGLKESPFAEYVLTLIGSKIIGRPVFWMADRSESFACDYHARDNVSTVTLGLDRDGTFIALDIETIANIGAYIATMGLHSPTNNLGGLSGVYRTPHIHAQVTGVFTNTPPTAPYRGAGRPEATYAIERVIDVAAQRLGFDRVELRRRNLIAPNEMPYNTGFIFTYDSGEFEKNMDIALAVTRFADFPKRRKEALKRGKLAGIAVVNAIEISAGPVGAPLTESAEIRFDATGSVTVVLGLHSHGQGHEITFKQIVADILGLGLDDISVRYGDTDRIEHGTGTFGSRSVIAGSVSLIRSADRLVERGKRIAAVHFEADPGDIVFEGGQFSVAGTDKCVTLKEVARLSYTLRDESLGGDFGLAEKVVAAPSAPTFPNGCHVCEVEIDPETGRCSVVRYCVVDDVGRIVNPKLVKGQIHGGVAQGVGQILRENIAYDDDGQLLTGSFMDYGMPRASDFPDIICESNEVLTPTNPLGVKGAGEAGTVGALPAVVNAIVDALSPCGVEHIDMPVTSEKIWRAIQDSQKER